Proteins encoded together in one Raphanus sativus cultivar WK10039 unplaced genomic scaffold, ASM80110v3 Scaffold2281, whole genome shotgun sequence window:
- the LOC108832458 gene encoding uncharacterized protein LOC108832458, translating to MDYLFWRKNNILEPENDRDPYPWIIWYIWKARNDKLFRRIDRDPGELVRHAESECQAWHNARESITTFQVTQEPQVLSLGDICMVDGSWTSTDQFSGIGWVWKDSRGRNQLMGTRNLTRRESALHSELEALKWAMETMLQHSDCQRFGTDCKDLIAMLTKPKAWPSFSTELEMIQTIKMCFSDFKICYVPRAENVIADSLARTAHWAGYPDTQRSTSGYAIFLGPNLIS from the exons ATGGATTATTTGTTTTGGaggaaaaacaatattttgGAGCCAGAAAATGATAGGGATCCATATCCATGGATTAtctggtatatttggaaagctcGGAATGATAAGTTATTCAGGAGGATAGACAGGGATCCAGGGGAGCTAGTGAGGCATGCAGAGAGTGAATGCCAGGCTTGGCATAATGCGAGAGAGAGCATAACTACGTTTCAAGTTACTCAAGAACCTCAAGTCTTAAGCTTGGGTGACATATGTATGGTAGATGGTTCATGGACCTCTACGGATCAGTTCAGTGGGATTGGATGGGTATGGAAAGACAGTAGGGGGAGGAATCAGTTAATGGGGACGAGGAACTTGACGAGACGGGAATCAGCGCTACACTCGGAGCTGGAAGCTTTGAAATGGGCAATGGAAACAATGCTACAACATTCAGATTGTCAGAGATTTGGCACGGATTGCAAGGACCTGATTGCAATGTTGACGAAACCAAAAGCATGGCCAAGCTTCTCAACTGAACTGGAGATGATTCAAACGATCAAGATGTGCTTTTCGGACTTCAAGATTTGTTATGTGCCAAGAGCTGAAAATGTGATAGCTGACTCATTAGCTAGGACTGCTC ATTGGGCAGGTTATCCTGACACTCAGCGCTCTACCTCTGGCTATGCTATTTTTCTTGGTCCCAATCTTATTTCATAG